A single genomic interval of Cydia strobilella chromosome 3, ilCydStro3.1, whole genome shotgun sequence harbors:
- the LOC134756083 gene encoding uncharacterized protein LOC134756083, with product MFNEKLDLKLIGLVSENTVLYDHNNPQYMDFNAREVVWQKIGDELKRPAAVCKARWINIRDINRRILRKTLSSSGKRVKLYKYESDLAFMRPFYRNILIQNGEFSWDEKNQRDCDVEDDPDIPDHNTDDSNDEKPIKAKGKKSGIKKKRKKKKYEEVEVENPSASIGEPSTAGLSEFDPCDPVDSFLLSIGATLKTFSPYHLNVAKSKIFAVVQEHDLQQIVQKKSDMDDKTPLNMI from the exons ATGTTCAACGAAAAACTAGATTTAAAACTCATTGGCTTGGTCAGTGAGAATACAGTGCTCTACGACCACAATAACCCCCAGTACATGGACTTTAATGCCAGGGAAGTCGTCTGGCAGAAGATAGGCGATGAACTCAAGCGGCCCG CGGCCGTGTGCAAGGCGAGGTGGATCAACATCAGAGACATTAATCGCCGTATATTGAGGAAAACACTAAGCAGCTCCGGTAAGCGAGTGAAGCTGTACAAGTACGAAAGCGACCTTGCCTTCATGAGGCCATTTTACAGGAATATTTTGATACAGAACGGCGAGTTTTCGTGGGATGAAAAGAACCAAAGGGACTGCGATGTGGAGGACGATCCAGACATCCCTGATCATAATACAGATGATTCTAATGACGAAAAACCAATAAAGGCGAAAGGTAAGAAGTCTGGTATTAAGAaaaagagaaagaagaagaaatacgAGGAGGTTGAGGTAGAGAATCCTTCTGCAAGTATTGGGGAGCCGAGTACGGCGGGGCTCTCGGAGTTTGACCCCTGTGACCCGGTGGACTCTTTCCTTCTGAGCATAGGAGCCACGTTAAAAACCTTTTCTCCATACCACCTGAACGTGGCGAAGAGTAAAATATTCGCTGTTGTCCAGGAACATGATTTGCAACAGATTGTTCAGAAGAAAAGTGATATGGACGACAAAACTCCTTTAAATATGATCTAA